The Onychomys torridus chromosome 4, mOncTor1.1, whole genome shotgun sequence genome includes a window with the following:
- the Chac1 gene encoding glutathione-specific gamma-glutamylcyclotransferase 1, translating to MKQESAAQSTPPSSLSPAPSAQPSWEDGDPQALWIFGYGSLVWKPDFAYSDSRVGFVRGYSRRFWQGDTFHRGNDKMPGRVVTLLEDHEGCTWGVAYQVRGEQVNEALKYLNVREAVLGGYDTKEVTFYPQDTPDQPLTALAYVATPQNPGYLGPAPEEVIATQILSCRGFSGHNLEYLLRLADFMQLCGPQAQDEHLEAIVDAVGTMLPCSYLTEQALALV from the exons ATGAAGCAGGAGTCCGCAGCCCAGAGCACCCCACCTTCCTCACTGTCCCCTGCACCATCCGCGCAGCCCTCCTGGGAGGATGGCGACCCCCAAGCCTTGTGGATTTTCGGGTACGGCTCCCTAGTATGGAAGCCGGACTTTGCCTACAGCGACAGCCGTGTGGGCTTTGTACGTGGCTATAGCCGCCGGTTCTGGCAGGGAGACACTTTCCACAGGGGCAACGACAAGATG CCTGGCCGAGTGGTGACTCTCCTTGAAGATCATGAG GGCTGCACTTGGGGTGTTGCATACCAGGTTCGAGGGGAGCAGGTGAACGAGGCCCTGAAGTATCTGAATGTGAGAGAAGCAGTACTTGGAGGCTATGACACTAAGGAAGTCACCTTCTATCCTCAAGATACCCCCGACCAACCCCTCACAGCACTGGCCTATGTGGCCACTCCACAAAACCCTGGCTACCTGGGCCCTGCTCCAGAGGAGGTCATTGCCACACAGATCCTTTCCTGCCGGGGCTTCTCCGGCCACAACCTTGAGTACTTACTGCGTTTGGCAGACTTCATGCAGCTCTGTGGGCCTCAGGCACAGGACGAGCACCTGGAAGCCATTGTGGACGCTGTAGGAACAATGCTGCCCTGCTCTTACCTCACCGAGCAGGCTCTGGCACTGGTTTGA